In Tachysurus fulvidraco isolate hzauxx_2018 chromosome 1, HZAU_PFXX_2.0, whole genome shotgun sequence, a single window of DNA contains:
- the LOC113657570 gene encoding immunoglobulin lambda-1 light chain-like isoform X1: MSNMTTVCFLLALIGCVSGQFTPQKQVEVMDRGRIKRISCTVDTSVDLSNTPIHWYRQKHGEALQRILYFAAGASKATNSESVRFTSGKKDRTFSVTMASVNDNDAATYYCALWRGDNDKVFSSGTRLYVTDGNMKAPEVSVYPISNQQPNSKSVLMCHARDMFPDMVTFTWKAENERGENVDLKDEEMLEQRDEKQGVKITSMLIVDTQKANIYTFTCSVKHSDKDKKLSIPKDVPVVTCPTPKQKAQAEKEEHKKEDDKEEKEKPGQDGFELSRSLYLFSVTYVILLVKNILYFCIVSVLLYKRNTENKKILRNMAQ, encoded by the exons ATGTCCAACATGACAACTGTATGCTTTCTGCTGGCTCTAATCG GTTGCGTTAGTGGTCAGTTTACACCACAGAAGCAGGTTGAGGTCATGGACAGAGGCAGGATTAAGCGCATCAGCTGCACAGTGGACACTTCAGTGGATCTCTCCAACACTCCTATTCACTGGTACAGACAGAAACATGGAGAGGCCTTGCAGCGCATTTTGTACTTCGCAGCTGGTGCTTCTAAAGCCACCAACTCTGAATCCGTCAGATTCACTAGTGGTAAAAAGGACAGAACCTTCTCTGTGACCATGGCAAGTGTTAACGACAACGACGCGGCCACTTACTATTGCGCGCTGTGGCGCGGA GATAATGACAAAGTCTTCAGCTCAGGCACCAGACTGTATGTTACAG ATGGCAACATGAAGGCTCCCGAAGTGTCTGTGTACCCAATATCCAATCAACAACCAAATAGCAAGAGTGTGTTGATGTGCCATGCGAGAGACATGTTCCCAGACATGGTTACATTCACATGGAAAGCAGAAAACGAGAGAGGAGAAAACGTGGATCTGAAAGATGAGGAGATGCTGGAGCAGAGAGATGAAAAACAGGGGGTCAAAATAACCAGCATGCTCATCGTAGACACACAGAAAGccaacatttatacatttacctGCTCGGTTAAACACAGTGACAAAGACAAGAAATTATCCATTCCTAAAG ATGTCCCTGTTGTGACATGTCCAACTCCAAAACAGAAAGCACaagcagaaaaagaagaacacaaaaaagaagacgataaggaggagaaggaaaaaCCTGGACaag ATGGATTTGAGCTCAGTCGCAGTCTGTATCTGTTCAGTGTGACGTATGTGATACTGCTGGTGAAGAACATACTGTACTTCTGTATCGTCTCTGTCTTACTGTACAAAAGAAACACTGAAAACAAGAAGATTCTCAGAAACATGGCTCAGTGA